GTAACATTTCAAGCTGCGTTGCGGTCCATAAAGGGTCAATATCCTCCAGGGATTTCATCTGATCGAGTTCAAGCTGTATAAGCCCCGGCATATTCGAAAAGTCACACAAAGCCTCAAGCTTCGGCAAGGATAAGTTCAGGTATGTAAGATTGCTCATGGACTCCAGGGCATCCGCCTTCGTTAAGTTGCGGATAGCCGCCAGACTCAGCATGGGGACGGTAGAATCTGCAAGCGCATCCAGTGATCCTTTCAAGATGGAGTCGTGAATGAAGAGGCACAGCAGGTTCGGTAACCGGCGGACAAATTCCAGCTCATGAATCGTAGTCCGCAAGATTAAAGTATCCAGGCTGGCGGCATCGCCTATCGGCGTTAAGTCCTGAAATTGCCCATGGACCGAGAGATATTGTAGCTGCTTGAAGCTTGTGAGGAAGCTTAGGTCCACTGGCTTTTTGGCCGAAATGGATAAAAACTGCAGTCGCTGCAACTTGCCAAGCACACTCAGATCCACACTATGAAACAGATTCAACTCTAAGGCTGTGATGTGTTGTAATTCAGATAGGATCTGTAGCAATTCCTCGGAATAGCGCACTTTCCTGTCGGCTTGACTAATTGACAAGACCAGATCCGGGCGTTCGGCAAATACATGCTGATCTAATTCCTGCAGATCCTGGAGCTTGTCCACATCGATGACATACGAAATAAGCGCCCGCTGTCTGAGCTCCTTCACCGCTTGATCCATTTTACCTTTTGTCCAAGGTGCACCATTCATTGAGCTAGCCCATACTCCCATTCCCGTGATCCCCCATTCCTTCGGATATAAAAAGTCCCGCCTGTTTGTGGCAGACGGGATTTTGACTAAGTCATACTTATTGAGCGGCTACCTCATAACTTGCGCACCACATAGATGAGATTCATTCCACAATCTAGTGTGCCGGGTAATTTGGTGAAAGCAATTTCATGTTCGACAATCAGCTTCCAGAATTCCTGGTCACCCCGGGCATTCTCCAAGGCAGCGTCTCCAGCTTGCGTATATAGTCCGGCAGAGCTTCTCTCCAGAATATTAACCGGAAACTGGGCAAATAAAGCATCTAATTCAGAACTTCTCATCATATGGACGTAATGCTTGCTGGGAACGGGATAATGCTCTTCATCTTGAATCCCTGTGTTCATGATCCACTTGGTAGCCTCAATGCCGAACAGGTCTTTCTCATAGCGGATGCCATCCAGATAATACATGGAAGCGCCGATGAAGCTCATCGATCCCAGGATCAATATCCCGCCCGGCTTCAGTACTCTCAGGAGCTCCCGGATGCCATCCGTCTCTCTGTCCAAGAGATAGTTTATGACACCGCCGATACATACCACAGTGTCGAACGTACCCTCTTCAAACACGCTCATATCCAGCACATCTAGTACATGGTATGCCTTGATTCTGTCCGCCAGGGACAGCTCTTGCATTTTGGACTTGTTGAATTCAATCTGATGGCCCGACAGGTCAGCAACGGTCAACTCAGAACACATGGTCACGAGGTCCTTGGTGTACCTGCCTGAACCTGCGCCAATCTCCAGCACGGTATCTGTAGCCTTAGTGTAACGCTGAAGAATATCCAGATGCACCTGATACAAAAGCTCGCCTGGCCCATCCTTCTCCAGCCGTGTCCATTCACGGTCGCCATAGTTGTCGTACCGGGTTCTCGGGATTTCGGGGTTGTAACTCATGAAAGCCTCTCCTTTTCAAATTCAATTGGGTAATCGGAGTAATGCCACTAATGTCGCTAATATCGCCTGCACTCATACAACCACCACCTCCTTGGAATCCGTCTGCCCCTATTATACTAAGCCTCGGACCATTTAGCATCCTAAATTTCCCAAACCCATCAGAGGGTAAAGTTACCGGGTGGATTTAAACCACCTAAAGGTAATGCCTTTTGTACGGTGAAAATAGTTCCTTTGACGTTGACATCAAAAGTCTTGTAGTAGTGGGCTTCCGTAATTTGGCCTAACGGCAGGAATGACCCTAGTCCGGCATTTGCAAATAGAATGTCCAGGTGTCCCTTTTCCCGCTTGACGGTATCGAATAAGGTGTCCAGATCTTCCAGCTTGGAGATGTCACCTTGAACGCCTGTAACATTCTGACCGATTTGCTGTACCGCTTCATCCAGCTCACGTTGTCTGCGCCCTGTGATAAACACGTAAGCCCCTTCTTGTACGAACTGTTGTGCCGCAGCCAGCCCGATGCCGCTTGTCCCTCCGGTTACAACTGCCACTTTCCCGTCAAATCTACCCATACTATTATACACTCCTTTTATGGTTTGTAGTTCTTATGAACGCTAGTATGGGGGAAAAGTCACAAGAAAAATAGTACCCACTTTTTTGTGATATAGTCACCAAAAGGTGATAATTGAGGCGGATTAAGCTGTGTTATTCTGCTGAAGCTCTAAATTTTCTGCTTCTCCACCATCTTGTAATACATTCCCTGTCGGGCCAGTAATTCTGCTGGACTTCCCTGCTCTACAATGTGGCCCTTATCCACGACCAGGATGACATCTGCATTCTTCACAGTGGACAGCCGGTGTGCGATCACCAGGATCGTCTGCTTCCCCTTCAGGCTCAGCAAGGTATCGTTCAGGTCACTCTCCGTCAAGGCGTCCAGAGCCGAGGTGTATTCATCCAGCATCAGAATCCGGGGTTCACTC
The sequence above is a segment of the Paenibacillus sp. FSL R7-0204 genome. Coding sequences within it:
- a CDS encoding class I SAM-dependent methyltransferase, with the translated sequence MSYNPEIPRTRYDNYGDREWTRLEKDGPGELLYQVHLDILQRYTKATDTVLEIGAGSGRYTKDLVTMCSELTVADLSGHQIEFNKSKMQELSLADRIKAYHVLDVLDMSVFEEGTFDTVVCIGGVINYLLDRETDGIRELLRVLKPGGILILGSMSFIGASMYYLDGIRYEKDLFGIEATKWIMNTGIQDEEHYPVPSKHYVHMMRSSELDALFAQFPVNILERSSAGLYTQAGDAALENARGDQEFWKLIVEHEIAFTKLPGTLDCGMNLIYVVRKL